In Neorhizobium sp. NCHU2750, a single genomic region encodes these proteins:
- a CDS encoding ammonium transporter, producing the protein MQLTKISNLGRMGAVAAAALLAPVVAFAQDAAPAAAAAAEPAPVMDKGDIAFMYIATLLVLLMILPGLALFYGGLVRAKNMLSVLMQVTMVTCVVMLIWAIYGYSFAFGGGTSAFWGGTAKMFMAGMDPTNTSATFTKGVVIPEYVFFLFQMTFAAITPCLIIGAFAERIKFSAVVLFCALWVTFVYFPIAHMVWDSNGFLFGKGALDFAGGTVVHINAGVAGLVGAIMVGKRTGFGKDMMAPHSMTLTFVGASLLWVGWFGFNAGSNLEASGGAFIAFVNTFLATAAATVSWSIVETFTRGKASMLGAASGMIAGLVAITPAAGIVGSMGSIVMGLIVSPICYFFVSTVKNKFGYDDTSDVFGVHGIGGIFGAIATGIFASASLGGIGYAGEQTMGGQVMVQIEAVVITILWTGIGSIILYKITDLIVGLRVPVEAEREGLDLASHGESAYHD; encoded by the coding sequence ATGCAATTGACCAAGATTTCCAACCTCGGACGCATGGGCGCTGTTGCTGCAGCCGCTCTGCTTGCGCCGGTTGTCGCCTTTGCGCAGGATGCCGCACCGGCAGCTGCTGCCGCTGCGGAGCCGGCCCCGGTAATGGACAAGGGCGACATCGCCTTCATGTACATCGCCACCCTGCTCGTTCTTCTGATGATCCTGCCGGGCCTCGCGCTGTTCTACGGCGGCCTGGTCCGCGCCAAGAACATGCTGTCGGTCCTGATGCAGGTCACCATGGTCACCTGCGTGGTCATGCTGATCTGGGCGATCTACGGCTACTCGTTCGCCTTCGGCGGCGGCACGTCCGCATTCTGGGGCGGCACGGCCAAGATGTTCATGGCCGGCATGGATCCGACCAACACTTCGGCAACCTTCACCAAGGGCGTCGTCATTCCGGAATATGTGTTCTTCCTGTTCCAGATGACCTTTGCCGCCATCACCCCCTGCCTGATCATCGGCGCCTTCGCAGAACGCATCAAGTTCTCCGCAGTCGTGCTGTTCTGCGCACTCTGGGTCACCTTCGTCTACTTCCCGATCGCTCACATGGTCTGGGATTCGAACGGCTTCCTGTTCGGTAAGGGCGCGCTTGACTTCGCCGGTGGTACCGTCGTTCACATCAATGCCGGTGTTGCGGGTCTTGTTGGTGCGATCATGGTCGGCAAGCGTACCGGCTTCGGCAAGGACATGATGGCTCCGCACTCCATGACGCTCACCTTCGTCGGCGCCAGCCTTCTGTGGGTTGGCTGGTTCGGCTTCAACGCCGGTTCCAACCTCGAAGCTTCCGGCGGCGCCTTCATCGCCTTCGTCAACACCTTCCTGGCAACGGCTGCTGCAACCGTTTCCTGGTCGATCGTCGAGACCTTCACCCGTGGCAAGGCTTCCATGCTCGGCGCTGCGTCGGGCATGATCGCCGGCCTCGTCGCCATCACGCCTGCTGCCGGCATCGTCGGCTCGATGGGCTCGATCGTCATGGGTCTGATCGTTTCGCCGATCTGCTACTTCTTCGTCTCCACGGTGAAGAACAAGTTCGGCTATGACGATACTTCGGACGTCTTCGGCGTTCACGGTATCGGCGGCATCTTCGGCGCCATCGCAACGGGCATCTTCGCTTCCGCTTCGCTGGGCGGCATCGGTTATGCCGGCGAGCAGACGATGGGCGGCCAGGTCATGGTTCAGATCGAAGCCGTCGTCATCACGATCCTGTGGACGGGTATCGGCTCGATCATCCTCTACAAGATCACCGACCTGATCGTCGGCCTGCGCGTACCGGTCGAAGCCGAACGCGAAGGTCTCGATCTCGCTTCCCACGGTGAGTCTGCCTATCACGACTAA
- a CDS encoding P-II family nitrogen regulator, with protein sequence MGSQMKIVMAIIKPFKLDEVREALTAVGIQGLTVTEVKGYGRQKGHTEIYRGTEYAVSFLPKLKIEIAVAADLVDKAIEAIASSAKTGQIGDGKIFVYSIEQAVRIRTGETNTEAL encoded by the coding sequence ATGGGAAGCCAGATGAAAATCGTGATGGCCATTATCAAGCCGTTCAAGCTGGATGAGGTGCGTGAAGCCCTCACGGCTGTCGGTATCCAGGGCCTGACCGTCACCGAAGTCAAAGGTTACGGACGCCAGAAGGGACACACCGAGATCTATCGCGGCACCGAATATGCCGTAAGTTTTCTGCCGAAGCTGAAGATCGAGATCGCGGTTGCTGCCGATCTCGTGGACAAGGCAATCGAGGCAATCGCCTCGTCGGCAAAGACGGGCCAGATCGGGGATGGCAAGATCTTCGTCTATTCGATCGAGCAGGCCGTGCGCATCCGTACGGGCGAAACCAATACCGAAGCGCTCTAA
- the tesB gene encoding acyl-CoA thioesterase II yields the protein MSDTTSSPMQQLIRTLDLEQLEHNLYRGTSPDIGWQRVFGGQVIAQALVAAQRTVEAERPVHSLHAYFVRPGDPSVPIVYQVERIRDGGSFTTRQVLAIQHGKAIFTMSASFQSREEGYDHQIAMPDVPQPEELIDEEEFKRIFLPKAPPAIRRYWERPRPIELRPVSLTHFLTTEKLDPRQDVWVRTVGSMPDDGIYDAAILAYLSDMTLLDGSLYPHGTSVYDPRVQAASLDHAMWFHRPVRFDDWLLYSQDSPSASGARGMTRGSIYTRSGTLVASVAQEGLIRKKAND from the coding sequence ATGTCAGATACGACCTCAAGCCCCATGCAGCAGCTTATCCGGACGTTGGATCTGGAGCAGCTGGAGCATAATCTTTATCGCGGCACGAGCCCGGATATCGGCTGGCAACGGGTGTTCGGCGGGCAGGTGATCGCACAGGCGCTGGTAGCAGCGCAGCGCACCGTCGAGGCCGAGCGGCCGGTCCACTCGCTGCATGCCTATTTCGTGCGGCCCGGCGACCCCAGCGTTCCGATCGTCTACCAGGTGGAGAGAATTCGTGACGGTGGGAGTTTTACCACGCGGCAGGTGCTGGCGATCCAGCACGGCAAGGCGATCTTCACCATGTCGGCTTCCTTCCAGAGCAGGGAAGAGGGGTACGACCATCAGATCGCCATGCCGGACGTGCCGCAGCCGGAGGAGTTGATCGACGAGGAAGAGTTCAAGCGGATTTTTCTGCCCAAGGCGCCGCCGGCTATCCGGCGCTATTGGGAGCGGCCCCGACCGATCGAGCTCAGGCCGGTATCGCTCACGCATTTCCTGACGACCGAAAAGCTCGATCCGCGTCAGGACGTCTGGGTGCGCACGGTCGGCTCCATGCCGGATGACGGGATCTATGACGCTGCCATTCTCGCCTATCTCTCCGACATGACGCTCCTCGACGGGTCGCTCTATCCGCACGGGACCTCGGTCTATGATCCGCGGGTGCAGGCGGCGAGCCTTGATCACGCCATGTGGTTCCACCGTCCGGTCCGGTTCGACGACTGGCTGCTCTATAGTCAGGATAGTCCCAGCGCCTCCGGCGCAAGGGGGATGACGCGAGGCAGCATCTATACCCGTTCGGGCACTCTCGTTGCGTCGGTGGCGCAGGAGGGGTTGATTCGTAAAAAGGCAAATGACTAA
- a CDS encoding ubiquinone biosynthesis hydroxylase, translating into MLDMMVVGGGYVGLAAAVAVKQAAPHLNIEVIEAAPAGIWEKDERASAIIAAASRMLAVLGVWDEILPQSQPINRMVVTDSRTSDPVRPVFLTFDGEIEKDKPFAHMVPNVAMVRALRGRAEELGIAIRHGLSATAFSTGSNATTVSFSDGSTSETRLLVACDGVRSKLRDMAGIRTVSWQYGQSGIVATVAHERSHEGVAEEHFLPSGPFAILPLPGNRSSLVWTERTEDADRLVAADDLVFEDELARRFGHKLGELTVVGGRKAFPLGLTLSRAFVAPRFALAGDAAHGIHPISGQGLNLGFKDVAALAETIVEADRMGLDIGSLNVLERYQSWRRFDTFRMGVTTDVLNRLFSNDVAPIRFARDFGLGLVERMPKLKDFFIGQAAGTTGEGHPKLLAGQAL; encoded by the coding sequence ATGCTGGACATGATGGTTGTAGGTGGAGGTTATGTCGGGCTGGCAGCGGCAGTCGCGGTCAAGCAGGCGGCTCCTCACCTGAACATCGAGGTCATCGAGGCGGCACCCGCGGGCATATGGGAGAAGGACGAGCGCGCCTCCGCCATCATCGCCGCCGCAAGCAGGATGCTCGCCGTCCTTGGCGTGTGGGACGAAATCCTACCCCAGTCCCAGCCGATCAACAGGATGGTCGTCACCGACAGCCGCACATCCGATCCGGTGCGCCCAGTCTTTCTCACCTTCGACGGCGAAATCGAGAAGGACAAGCCGTTTGCCCATATGGTGCCCAATGTCGCCATGGTGCGCGCCCTGAGGGGGCGGGCCGAAGAGCTCGGCATCGCCATCCGTCACGGCCTCTCAGCCACCGCTTTTTCAACCGGCAGCAACGCGACCACGGTTAGCTTCTCCGACGGATCGACCTCAGAGACCCGCCTTCTGGTCGCCTGCGACGGCGTGCGCTCGAAACTGCGCGATATGGCCGGCATCAGGACGGTCAGCTGGCAATATGGCCAGTCCGGCATCGTTGCCACGGTCGCCCATGAACGGTCGCATGAAGGCGTGGCCGAGGAACATTTCCTCCCCTCCGGCCCCTTCGCCATCCTGCCATTGCCCGGCAACCGGTCGTCGCTCGTCTGGACCGAGCGGACCGAAGATGCCGACCGGCTGGTTGCAGCCGATGATCTCGTTTTCGAGGACGAACTCGCGCGCCGCTTCGGCCACAAGCTCGGCGAACTGACGGTCGTTGGCGGCCGCAAGGCCTTTCCGCTCGGCCTGACACTCTCGCGCGCCTTCGTAGCACCGCGTTTCGCGCTGGCCGGCGATGCCGCCCATGGCATCCATCCGATCTCCGGACAGGGCCTGAACCTCGGCTTCAAGGATGTGGCCGCCCTTGCCGAAACCATTGTCGAGGCCGACCGCATGGGCCTCGATATCGGCTCGCTCAATGTGCTGGAACGCTATCAGTCCTGGCGCCGTTTCGACACGTTCCGCATGGGCGTGACGACCGATGTCCTCAACCGGCTCTTCTCCAACGACGTGGCGCCAATCCGTTTCGCCCGCGATTTCGGTCTCGGCCTCGTCGAGCGCATGCCGAAGCTGAAAGATTTCTTCATCGGCCAGGCGGCGGGGACCACCGGCGAAGGCCATCCGAAACTGCTGGCCGGCCAAGCTCTCTGA
- a CDS encoding Trm112 family protein yields the protein MDEKLSKVDPKLLELLVCPFTKGTLVFDRERNELVSENARLAYPIRDGVPIMLISEARKIED from the coding sequence ATGGACGAAAAACTCAGCAAGGTCGATCCCAAGCTTTTGGAACTGCTGGTCTGCCCGTTCACCAAGGGCACGCTCGTGTTCGACCGGGAGCGCAACGAACTGGTGTCGGAAAATGCCCGCCTGGCCTATCCGATCCGCGATGGCGTTCCGATCATGCTGATTTCCGAGGCGCGCAAGATCGAGGACTGA
- a CDS encoding LON peptidase substrate-binding domain-containing protein yields the protein MHVGNARYVKREDLPEDLPVFPLTGALLLPGGQLPLNIFEPRYLSMFDAALAGHRLIGVVQPSLIEGAAEASDPLRPALSTVGCVGRITSFAETGDGRYITSVSGVCRFRLLEEVGGDHPYRTIRFAPFMADLSEEDGEAAVDRRELLRVFRAYLDANKLEVDWESVERAGNRTLVNSLSMMSPFGPAEKQALLEAPDLKSRADTLIAITEILLARGLADTDTILQ from the coding sequence ATGCATGTGGGAAACGCACGGTATGTGAAGCGTGAGGATCTGCCGGAAGACCTGCCGGTGTTTCCGCTGACCGGTGCCCTCTTGCTTCCCGGCGGGCAGCTGCCGCTCAATATTTTCGAGCCGCGCTATCTTTCCATGTTCGATGCCGCATTGGCGGGTCACCGGCTGATCGGTGTCGTACAGCCCTCGCTGATCGAGGGCGCGGCGGAGGCTTCCGATCCCTTGCGGCCGGCGCTGTCGACTGTCGGGTGCGTCGGGCGGATCACGTCGTTTGCGGAGACCGGCGACGGTCGCTATATCACCTCGGTCAGCGGGGTGTGCCGTTTCCGGCTGCTCGAGGAAGTGGGCGGCGACCATCCGTATCGCACCATCCGCTTTGCGCCCTTCATGGCGGATCTTTCGGAAGAGGATGGCGAGGCTGCCGTCGATAGGCGCGAATTGCTGCGCGTCTTCCGTGCCTATCTCGATGCCAACAAGCTGGAAGTGGATTGGGAAAGCGTCGAGCGAGCCGGAAATCGCACGCTGGTCAATTCGCTGTCGATGATGTCGCCCTTCGGTCCGGCCGAGAAGCAGGCGCTCCTGGAGGCGCCGGATCTGAAGAGCCGCGCCGATACGCTGATCGCCATTACCGAGATCCTGCTGGCGCGAGGGCTGGCGGATACCGACACAATCCTGCAGTGA
- the trxA gene encoding thioredoxin, which produces MSGNDNPYGGSYGGGYGGQMSASANVSAAPASPAGAAAGSYVSDTTTAGFAKDVLEESRHQPVLVDFWAPWCGPCKQLTPVLEKAVNGAEGRVKLVKMNIDDHPSIAGQLGIQSIPAVIAFVDGRPVDGFMGAVPESQVNEFIDKVAGPAGADQAAEIEAVLGDADGLLAADDIEGAAQLYSAVLQADPENARAAAGMMNCMIAMGETERVGQMLSSLPEEMQADAAIQAVAKKLGQIEEARKLGDPVALEQALAANPDDHEARMKLAKILNVQGDRENAAEHLLTIMRKDRTFDDDGARRELLQFFEVWGPKDPATIAARRRLSSILFS; this is translated from the coding sequence ATGAGCGGCAACGATAATCCTTATGGCGGATCCTATGGCGGCGGTTACGGCGGACAGATGAGCGCGTCGGCGAATGTTAGCGCGGCGCCGGCCAGCCCGGCAGGTGCGGCAGCGGGCTCCTATGTGAGCGACACGACGACTGCGGGCTTTGCCAAGGACGTGCTCGAGGAATCGCGCCATCAGCCGGTTCTCGTCGATTTCTGGGCGCCTTGGTGCGGTCCCTGCAAGCAGCTGACCCCTGTGCTGGAAAAGGCCGTCAATGGCGCTGAAGGCCGGGTGAAGCTGGTCAAGATGAATATCGACGACCATCCGTCGATCGCAGGCCAGCTCGGCATCCAGTCGATCCCCGCGGTGATTGCCTTTGTCGACGGACGCCCCGTCGATGGCTTCATGGGCGCGGTGCCGGAAAGCCAGGTCAACGAGTTCATCGACAAGGTGGCCGGTCCTGCCGGTGCCGATCAGGCGGCAGAGATCGAGGCCGTGCTCGGCGATGCCGACGGACTGCTTGCCGCCGACGATATCGAGGGTGCAGCGCAGCTTTACAGCGCCGTGCTGCAGGCCGATCCGGAAAATGCCCGTGCAGCAGCCGGCATGATGAACTGCATGATCGCCATGGGTGAGACAGAACGGGTCGGGCAGATGCTCTCCTCGCTTCCGGAAGAGATGCAGGCGGATGCTGCGATCCAGGCCGTGGCCAAGAAGCTCGGCCAGATCGAGGAAGCCCGCAAGCTTGGCGATCCGGTGGCACTTGAGCAGGCGCTTGCCGCCAATCCCGACGATCACGAAGCGCGGATGAAGCTTGCAAAGATCCTCAACGTCCAGGGTGATCGGGAAAATGCGGCGGAACACCTGCTGACGATCATGCGCAAGGACCGGACTTTCGACGATGACGGTGCGCGGCGCGAACTCCTGCAGTTCTTCGAGGTCTGGGGACCGAAGGACCCGGCAACGATCGCGGCCCGGCGGCGGCTTTCGTCCATCCTTTTCTCCTGA
- a CDS encoding prolyl-tRNA synthetase associated domain-containing protein — MPKTAADLFAFLDNLDIKYTTKQHAPVFTVAESEWLRDEIPGGHTKNLFVKDKKDQYFVITVEENAVVDLKTVHKVIGASSRVSFGRPEMMLDYLGVVPGSVTVFGAFCDTERNVTFVLDEDLMKHEIINGHPLSNDATTSIGRDDLIRFMEATGHTPLVLKVTD, encoded by the coding sequence ATGCCCAAGACAGCTGCCGACCTTTTTGCCTTTCTCGACAATCTCGACATCAAGTACACGACAAAACAGCATGCGCCGGTGTTTACCGTCGCCGAATCGGAATGGCTGAGGGATGAGATACCCGGCGGGCACACCAAGAACCTGTTCGTGAAGGACAAGAAGGACCAGTATTTCGTCATCACCGTCGAGGAAAACGCGGTGGTCGACCTGAAGACGGTGCATAAGGTGATCGGCGCCTCAAGCCGCGTCTCCTTCGGCAGGCCGGAAATGATGCTGGACTATCTCGGTGTCGTGCCCGGCTCGGTCACCGTGTTCGGCGCCTTCTGCGATACGGAGAGGAACGTCACCTTCGTGCTCGACGAGGATCTGATGAAGCACGAGATCATCAACGGGCATCCGCTCTCCAACGATGCCACGACCTCGATCGGCCGCGACGATCTCATCCGTTTTATGGAGGCCACCGGGCACACGCCGCTTGTCTTGAAAGTAACGGACTGA
- a CDS encoding aldose epimerase family protein encodes MAGQALEIFGTTPEGEVVHRVRIAGGGLVAHVISWGAVIQDLRLEGHDAPLVLGFDDFASYLAHSPYFGATPGRCANRIGGGKFSIDGRDYQLELNERGITHLHGGSDGIAERNWMIVEHGADRVVLTITDPDGRAGYPGNCTISATYHLSGNGTLSVIYEAVSDEKTPANICQHSYFNLDGREDIFGHEIMIAADRLTEVDGNLVPTGRLTDLAGSPFDLRRMGPVKRSGADGLQVPFDHNYCLSAQRGAKRSVALVRSLYSGVSLEVRTTEPGVQFYAGVMVNVPVPGFDGRRYGPYAGFCLETQIWPDAINHENFPNAVLQTGEVLRQETDYVFSKS; translated from the coding sequence ATGGCTGGGCAGGCGCTTGAGATTTTCGGCACGACGCCGGAGGGGGAGGTCGTCCACCGTGTGCGGATCGCCGGCGGCGGTCTGGTCGCCCATGTGATCAGCTGGGGTGCGGTGATCCAGGACCTGCGCCTCGAAGGCCATGATGCGCCGCTGGTGCTCGGCTTCGACGATTTTGCGTCCTATCTTGCCCACTCGCCCTATTTCGGCGCGACGCCCGGCCGCTGCGCCAACCGGATCGGCGGCGGGAAGTTCTCGATTGACGGACGGGACTATCAGCTCGAACTCAACGAGCGCGGCATCACCCACCTGCATGGCGGTTCCGACGGAATTGCCGAGCGCAACTGGATGATCGTCGAGCATGGCGCCGACAGGGTGGTGCTGACGATCACCGATCCCGACGGGCGGGCCGGCTATCCGGGCAATTGCACGATCAGCGCCACCTATCATCTTTCGGGCAACGGCACGCTTTCCGTCATCTATGAGGCCGTAAGCGACGAGAAGACGCCAGCCAATATCTGCCAGCATTCCTATTTCAACCTCGATGGCCGCGAGGATATCTTTGGCCACGAGATCATGATTGCTGCCGACCGGCTGACGGAAGTCGATGGCAATCTCGTGCCGACCGGCCGGCTGACCGATCTCGCCGGTTCGCCCTTCGACCTGCGCCGCATGGGGCCGGTCAAGCGTTCTGGCGCGGATGGTCTGCAAGTGCCCTTCGACCACAATTACTGCCTGTCGGCGCAGCGTGGTGCCAAGCGCTCGGTGGCGCTGGTGCGCAGCCTCTATTCAGGCGTTTCGCTGGAGGTGAGGACGACCGAGCCCGGCGTGCAGTTCTATGCCGGGGTGATGGTCAACGTGCCGGTGCCGGGCTTCGATGGTCGCCGCTACGGCCCCTATGCCGGCTTCTGCCTGGAAACCCAGATCTGGCCGGACGCGATAAACCACGAGAATTTTCCAAATGCCGTGCTGCAGACGGGCGAGGTGCTGCGGCAGGAAACGGATTATGTGTTTTCGAAGAGTTGA
- the metA gene encoding homoserine O-succinyltransferase: MPIKIPDTLPAFATLVSEGVRVMTDTAALRQDIRPLQIGLLNLMPNKIKTEVQMARLVGASPLQVEFSLVRLGTHKAKNTSEEHLLSFYHTWEEVKERKFDGFIITGAPVETMPYEDVSYWDEMSQIFDWTATNVHSTMNVCWGAMAAIYHFHDVPKHGLDQKAFGVYRHRNLAPASVYLNGFSDDFQVPVSRWTEVRREDVEKKRDLEILMESDEMGLCLVHEKAGNRLYMFNHVEYDSTSLADEYFRDVNAGIPIKMPHDYFPHNDDTLTPQNRWRSHAHLLFGNWINEIYQTTPYDLEKIGTE; this comes from the coding sequence ATGCCGATCAAGATTCCCGATACGCTTCCAGCGTTTGCCACTCTTGTTTCCGAAGGCGTACGCGTCATGACCGATACGGCCGCGCTGCGTCAGGACATCCGTCCGCTGCAGATCGGGCTCCTCAACCTCATGCCGAACAAGATCAAGACCGAGGTGCAGATGGCGCGCCTCGTCGGTGCCTCGCCTCTGCAGGTGGAGTTTTCGCTCGTCAGGCTCGGTACCCACAAGGCGAAGAACACGTCGGAAGAACATCTCCTGTCCTTCTACCACACCTGGGAAGAGGTGAAGGAGCGCAAGTTCGACGGCTTCATCATCACCGGCGCACCGGTGGAAACGATGCCCTACGAGGATGTCAGCTATTGGGATGAGATGAGCCAGATCTTCGACTGGACGGCGACCAATGTGCATTCGACGATGAATGTCTGCTGGGGGGCGATGGCGGCGATCTATCATTTCCATGACGTGCCGAAGCACGGGCTCGACCAGAAGGCCTTCGGGGTCTATCGCCACCGCAATCTGGCGCCGGCCTCGGTCTATCTCAACGGTTTTTCCGATGATTTCCAGGTGCCCGTGTCACGCTGGACGGAGGTTCGCCGCGAGGATGTGGAGAAGAAGCGCGATCTGGAAATCCTGATGGAATCCGACGAGATGGGGCTTTGCCTGGTGCATGAGAAGGCGGGCAACCGGCTCTATATGTTCAATCATGTCGAATATGATTCCACCTCGCTGGCTGACGAATATTTCCGCGACGTGAATGCCGGCATCCCGATCAAGATGCCGCATGACTATTTCCCGCATAACGACGACACGCTGACGCCGCAGAACCGCTGGCGCAGCCATGCGCATCTTCTGTTCGGCAACTGGATCAACGAGATCTACCAGACGACGCCCTACGACCTGGAGAAGATCGGCACGGAATGA
- a CDS encoding DUF1330 domain-containing protein, with protein sequence MKGYWFILATEIIDQAAQQEYGRLWAPIAAKYGVRVLRGEEAPALQESRPDTSRVLLVEFPTYADAKACYDDPDYTEARAFAAKGARRDLLIIEADFGTPPSA encoded by the coding sequence ATGAAGGGTTACTGGTTCATCCTCGCCACCGAGATCATCGATCAGGCGGCACAGCAGGAATATGGCAGGCTCTGGGCGCCTATTGCAGCCAAATACGGCGTGCGGGTGCTGCGCGGGGAGGAAGCCCCGGCACTGCAGGAAAGCCGCCCCGACACGAGCCGGGTTCTTCTGGTGGAATTCCCGACCTACGCGGACGCAAAAGCCTGCTATGACGATCCCGATTATACCGAGGCTCGCGCCTTCGCCGCCAAGGGAGCCCGGCGCGATCTGCTGATCATCGAGGCCGATTTCGGCACTCCCCCTTCGGCCTGA
- a CDS encoding thiamine diphosphokinase, whose amino-acid sequence MASSTFTILLGGNLAVTDRVRRAVAGSRVIAADSGMRHAVELGVTPELWVGDFDSSDDTLIARFPDVERQTYPPAKNETDGEIATAEAVERGATRLILIGALGGERSDHALQHLLHAMGLAERGMDVLLMSGDEEAIPFLPGKKTVDLPRGALFSVLGLSALSGLDILGARYPLKDFSLPFGSSRTVSNVAEGPVEFHLRAGKAMILARPNDFSGA is encoded by the coding sequence ATGGCCAGTTCGACCTTCACAATCCTGCTTGGCGGCAACCTTGCCGTCACCGATCGCGTCCGCCGCGCGGTCGCGGGTAGCCGCGTCATTGCCGCAGACAGCGGCATGCGGCATGCGGTCGAGCTTGGCGTCACGCCGGAACTCTGGGTCGGCGATTTCGATTCCTCCGATGACACATTGATCGCCCGGTTTCCCGACGTCGAGCGCCAGACCTATCCGCCGGCCAAAAACGAGACCGATGGCGAGATCGCCACGGCCGAGGCGGTCGAACGCGGCGCAACCCGCCTCATCCTGATCGGCGCTCTCGGCGGCGAGCGGTCGGACCACGCGCTGCAGCACCTGCTGCACGCCATGGGGCTTGCCGAACGCGGCATGGACGTGCTGCTGATGTCCGGCGATGAAGAGGCCATTCCCTTCCTGCCGGGCAAAAAGACGGTTGATCTGCCCAGGGGGGCGCTCTTTTCCGTCCTCGGTCTTTCGGCCCTGTCCGGCCTCGATATCCTCGGCGCGCGATATCCGCTGAAGGACTTTTCGCTGCCCTTCGGCTCGTCCCGCACCGTCTCCAATGTTGCGGAAGGCCCTGTCGAATTCCATCTAAGAGCTGGCAAGGCGATGATCCTTGCCCGACCCAACGATTTTTCCGGAGCATAA